The Nocardia sp. BMG51109 nucleotide sequence TCGCGCACTCGGCCGGACCGCCCACCGAGCGGAACGGACCGGCCCTCGCCCTGGCGGGTACCGCGGTCGGCGACGCGTATCTGCGGCGCCGGCCCGTACGCCTGAGCGACCGGCACGAGAACCCGCTCGCGGAGCCGCTGGCACAGGCCGGACCCGCGCTGATCCTGCCGCTCAATACTCCCGAGGCGGTGCTCGGCGTCCTGGTCGTCGTGCGCGACCGCGGATCGCGGCCCTACACCGACGAGACCGTGGAACTGGCCGCGGCATTCGCCGATCAGGCCGCCCTGGCCATGCAGATGGCCGACGCGCAGCACCGCATGCGCGAACTCGATGTGCTGTCCGACCGCGACCGCATCGCCCGCGACCTGCACGACCACGTCATCCAGCGGCTGTTCGCCATCGGCCTCACCGCGCAGGGCACCGCCGCCCGCGCGCACAATCCCGAAGTGCGGCAACGACTGTCGAGCATGATCGACGATCTGCACCAGGTCATTCAGGAGGTCCGCACCTCGATCTTCGACCTGCACGGCGGCGACACCCGGACCACCCGGCTGCGGCAGCGCCTCGAACAGGCGCTGCACCAGCCCGCGAACTCGGCCGGCATCGCCGCCGACCTGCACGTGTCCGGGCCGCTGTCCGCCGTCGATCCCGTGCTCGCCGATCACGCCGAAGCCGTTGTCCGCGAAGCGGTCTCCAATATCGTGCGACACTCCGGCGCGACCGCCGTGACCGTCTCGGTCACCGTCGGCGACGAACTCACCCTGATCATCGAGGACGACGGCACCGGCATACCCGACGACATCACCCCCAGCGGCCTGACCAACCTCGCCCACCGCGCCGAACAGGCCGCCGGCCGATTCAGCACCGGCGCCGTGCGCGCCACCTCGCCCTGCGGCACCAGGCTGCACTGGACCGCACCGCTGCCCTGACCGGTTCGCACGCAAACCGCCTGCCCGGTCCGCCGGGACGTGACCTCGTGCCGCGCCGTGACTTTCGGCTCTGTCCATCGGCCCGAAGTTCGCGTGGGATCGAGGCACCCGGGATCGACGAGCGAGGAGGTCTTGCCGTGACACAGGATCCGGTTCTGGTGGCCTACGGTTCGACACGCGGCGGAACCAAGACCCGCGCCGGCGACTTCCGCAACGCCGAGCGCGTCGCCGTCTGGGCGGCCGATATCGCCACTCGGCTCACCTGTCAGACGAGACCGACGCGAAAGGACTGACAGCCGTGGACGCCCTCGTGCTCGTCGTCGCGGTCGTCGCCGTCTTCGCCGTGTGGCGGACGGTGGCGTCGTGGCTCACCCGCCGCCGCACGCGGCGCGCCGACCTGCGCCGTGCCAGCATGTCGCGGCACCCCTCCGCCACCGATCGGCCGGTCGCGGTCGTCGCCGACCGGCCGGACCCGGCCCGGCCGACCCTCGACACCGAGAACGTCCTGTTCACCGCGCTGGTAACCGGCCTCATTTCCCGAGCCGACTATCGAGCCGGGATCACCGACCTGGCCCACCGGTGCGAACCGCATGCCGCGTCCGGCGGCGAGTGACACCGCCCGCCCGTCAAGCGGTGGCGATCCGGTGGACCTCGACGGCGATGCCACCGAAACAGCCTGCGCCGCAGCGATCCGTAGTGCGCGGCCCTCGACGAGGCGACTCGTACCCGGCGTCGGCCGCCCTGCGGTAGATTCGGCGCAAGAGGCCACCGGTCTGCGAGGGGCGAGGGAATGACCACGATCAGAGATGCCTATGTCGAGGCGGCGGCGTCGGCCGTGGCGCTGCTTCGCGATCCCGCCGTCGCCGCGGCGTGGGACCGGCCCAGCGTCCTGAAGGAGTTCAGCGTGCGCGGCCTCGCCGGGCACCTGGGAGCGCAGGTCCTGTTCGTCTCCGGGGTGATGGAGGCCGGGGCGCCGCCCGGGCAACCGCTGCCCGTCGTCGAATTCTTCGCCGGGACCGGCGCATTCGACGCCGAGGTGGATGCGGAGATCAGCGTGCGCATCCGGGAGGGCAGCGAGGCGCTCGCGGCCGGCGGGCCGAACGCGCTGGCCGAACGCGTGGCGGCGGTACTGGCCGAGCAGCGTGCCGCGCTGCCGGCCGAACCGGCCGCCCGCCGCGTCTCCTTCGCCGAGATCCCGCTGCTGCTCGACGATTTCCTGCGCACCCGCATGCTCGAGATCGCCGTGCACTCCGACGATCTGGCACTGAGCGCCGACGTCCCGACGCCACCGCTCCCACCGCACGTCTTCGAACCGGTCCTCGACCTCCTGTCCCGGCTGGCCGTGGTCCGGCACGGTCCGACGGCCGTCCTGCGCGCACTGAGCCGGGCCGAGCGCGCACCCTCGACCATCGCCGGCATCTGAACAGCTCACGCATCCCATGACGCCACCGGCGTCCCGAGCGTCGGCAGACGGCGAAGCGTCAACGGGCCGACCGTTGTTCGCCGACATGCCAATCCTGGTGCGGGGGTGCGCGAGAGCACGAATTCTGGTGTGATGGTGGCGGGGAGGGAGAGCCATCATGATCGGGGACGCACGCACGCGTCGCACCGTCGTCGGCGTCGCCGTCGCTGTCGGAAGCCTGCTCGTGGCGATGACGTCGACCGGATGCGAAACCACATCCGGGACGGCCCGGCCCGCGCCACCGCCGACGGTCGCGGGCCCGGAGACACCGCTGCCGCCGACTCCCCCGTGGACACTGCCCCAGCTCGTCGGGCACCAGTGCGTCGTGCTCGGGCCGGACGAGCTGGCGCGGTTCGGTTTCCGGAGCCCGGACGAGCCGGGACGATACAACTCCTACTGCCGCTGGCAGACTCCGAGCGATGCGCCCGTCCAGATCGCCTCGTACTTCGCCCCCGACCCCTGGCACAAATACACCGCGCTCCGCGACGAACACAGCGCCGAGGAGCGCTTCCGCACGCTCACCATCGCGCAGCGACCCGCATTCCTGATCGACGAACACCGGGACGGCGGCTATCGCAACTGCAGGATCTGGGTGTCGGTCCCCTCCGGCGGGGCGATCCAGTTCGAATACGCGCTGCGCGACGGCGATCCCGCGGCGGACGTCTGCGCGGCCGCCGTCGACGTGGTCACCGCGATCACCGTGAAGGTCCGATGAGCACCGCGAGATGGCAACCGGCAGCCAAGGTTTCGATCCGAGCACAATGTCAGCGAGGAGCCCGGAATGAACGCCCCCGACTACAACCCCCGTGAAATAGACGCCAGCCGCCCGTCGGCCGCGCGGATGTACCACTACTACCTGTCCGGCGAGGCCGTCTTCGAGGTCGACAAGATCTTCGGCGAGCACCTGTTCCAGGTGTTCCCGTATGCCGACGTGTGGGCCCACCACAACCGGACGTTCCTGCGCCGCGCCGTGAAATTCATGGTGGCGCAGGGCATCCGGCAGTTCCTCGACATCGGTTCGGGCCTGCCCACCGTCGGCAACACCCATGAGGTCGCCCGCGCCGAGGCACCCGAGAGCCGAGTAGTGTACGTGGACAACGACCTGGAGGCGGTCCATCGCGCCGACGAGCTGCTACGCGCGCAACGGGCCATGGACGACACGGCGGTCATCGAGGCCGACCTGCGCCACCCCGACCTGATTCTCGACCACCCCGACACCCGCCGGCTGATCGACTTCGACCGGCCGCTGGGCCTGCTGATCATCAGCGTGTGGCCGTTCATCCCCGACGCCGACCGCCCGCGGGAGCTGATGGCCCGGTTACGCGATCGACTACCGTCCGGCAGCTACGTGGCCATGAGCCACGCCTCGATGTCCGAGGTCGGCGACGAGCTGAAGGAACTCGCCACCGAGATCTCCGCCATGTACGCCGAGACCTCCGATCCCCTCACGATGCGCGACCGCGACGACGTCGCCGCGCTGTTCGACGGCCTGCGGCTCGTCGAGCCCGGCCTCGCCTACGCCTCCGACTGGCGCACCGACGAACCGGTGGATCCCGACGACCAGTCGCGGGCAGGCAATCTCGCGGCGGTCGGATACAAGCCCTGACCCGATCAGGTCGCCCAGTGCGTGGCCGAGACCGTGCTCGGCCTGGAGCGCTACAACTCCCTCTATCCGGCGGTGTTCCGCGGCCACCAGCAGACCTGGGACGACAACCCGACCCTGATCTCCGATGGCGTCGCCGTGACGGTGCTCGAACCCACACGGGCGCAGATGGTGCCGGGGCTGCTGTCGGCCCGGAGAGCCGGCGAGCACAGCCCTCCCGGACCAGCATATGCGGGGCTACGGCAACGGCCGCTCGACGAATCAACGCCCGGCCCTCGACGCTCGCGCGCCGCTGGTCAGGGCGAAACACGTGGGTGGTCAACGGAACTGGTGGTAGTTGGGCGCGTACCGGATCGTTCGATTCCGGCCCCTCGTCGTCCGCCTCGCCCTATCATGGTGATCGGCAAGTTCTTTGAAGCAACCGTCGGGAAAACCGTTGGCAATACCGGTCGGTTGGGTTGCCCGTTGATTTGTGACACTCCCCTTGCACGTAGTCGATTGGTGGTCGCGTCATGCCCGAAATCCGAACGCAACCGAACCCGGTGTCCCACGGGCACAACGGTTCCGGACAGCTCAGCCTCAGCACCACAGCTGCCCGCAAGTTGTCGTCGACGACCAAATCCGTGCCGCAGATGCAAGGCATCACGCCCCGCTGGCTGCTCGAACTTCTGCCGTGGGTCGAGGCGCGAGGTGGCGCGTACCGGGTCAACCGCCGGCTGAACTACACGCTGGGCGACGGACGGCTGGACTTCCTCGCGACAGGCGGCCGGGTGCAGGTCATCCCGGCCGAGTTGACCGAGCTCCCGCTGTTGCGGCATTTCGGCGACATCGACGTACTGGAGGCGCTGGCCGACAGGTTCGTGCAACACGAATACGACCCGGGGGCGGTCCTGGCCGCGGCCGACAGCCAGGCCGATCAACTCGTCCTGCTCGTGCACGGACGTCTCGCCAAACTTCGCGAAGGCAAATACGGAGACGAGTCGACCCTGGAAATCATCGCCGACGGCGACTATTTCGGCGCCGAGGCACTGATCGGCACCGACGACACGTGGGGCTATTCGGTCAAGGCCACCACGGCATGCACGGTCATGGCGTTGCCGAAGACGGCCTTCCAGGAGGTGCTCGACCAATCCGAGGCGCTGCGCGGCCACCTCGACCAGCACCGGAAAACCGCGGGCAAAGCCCAGAACCTCCACGGCGAGGCGGACGTAGAAATCATTTCCGGTCATCGCGGTGAGCCGCCCCTGTCCGGCACTTTCGCCGACTACGAACTCGCGCCCCGCGAACTCGAGCTGAGCATCGCCCAGACCATCCTGCGGGTGCACACGCGCGTCCAGGACCTCTACAACGAGCCGGTCGACCAGCTCGAGCAACAGCTCCGGTTGACCATCGAGGCAGTGCGCGAGCGCCAGGAATACGAGCTGGTCAACAACAAGGACTTCGGCCTGCTCCACAACGCGGACTTCAGCCAGCGCCTCTACACCCGCAGCGGCCCACCCACCCCGCACGATATGGACCAGTTGCTCAACAAGGTCTGGAAGAACCCGGCCTTCATCCTCGCGCACCCGGAGGCCATCGCCGCGTTCCGCGACGAGTGCAGCCGGCAGGGCATCGTCCCGGAGACCGTGCACGTCCCCGGCGGTCGGCTCTCCGCATGGCGCGGGGTGCCCATGTACCCCTGCTGGAAGATCCCGATCAGCGAACACGGCACCACCTCGATCATGGTGATGCGGACCGGCGAAACCGATCGGGGCGTCATCGGTCTGCGTAAGACCGGCCTGATCGACGAGTACGAGCCGGGTCTGAGCGTGCGTTTCATGAGCATCGACGAGCGGGCGATCGTCAACTATCTGATCACCTGCTACTACTCGTTGGCCGTCCTGGTGCCCGACGCGCTGGCCGTGCTGGAGAACGTTCAGCTCGGGAGCACCGATGATCGCGGCTGAACCGGACGCCGACCCCTTCACCCGCGCGCGCCGGCTGATCACTCCTGGCTTGCGGGCCGCGGCGGACAGGGTGAACTCGGCCACGCGCCAGGTCATCGGGTACCACTTCGGCTGGTGGGACGAGCAGGGAAATCCCTTGGACGGCAATGGCGGCAAGGCGCTGCGGCCCGTCTTGGCGATGCTCGCGGCGGAAGCGGTCGGCGGCACCGCCGAGCGGGCGACCAATGCGGCCGTCGCGGTCGAGCTGGCACACAACTTCTCGCTACTGCACGACGACATCATGGACGCCGACCGCACCCGCCGGCACCGCCCCACCGCGTGGACCGTCTTCGGGGTCCCCGCCGCCATCCTCGCCGGCGACACGTTGACCACACTGGCGACAGAGGCGCTGGTGGCCGACGGCCCACCGCTCGCCGTAGCAGGCGTGTCCCGGCTCGACGAGGCGATTCTGCGGCTCAACGACGGCCAGGCCGCGGATCTCGCCTTCGAAGGCCGCGCCGATGTGCCCCTGGACGAATGCGTGACGATGGCGCGCGACAAGACCAGCGCGTTGTTCGCCGCCGCTTGCGAGCTCGGCGCCATGTCCGCCGGCGCGTCACCGCAACGGGTCTGGCAGCTGCGACAATTCGGTGAGCACCTCGGCCTGGTCTTCCAGCTGGTCGACGACCTCCAGGGCATTTGGGGCGATCCGGCCGCGACCGGCAAGCCGGTGATGGCCGACCTGCGTGCCCGTAAGAAGTCGCTGCCGGTGGTGGCCGCGTTCAACGGCGGCAACGGCGCCGCGGCACGGCTTGCGGAGCTGTATCTCGGTGACGAGCCTCTGGACGACGACGCGCTCCGGACCTGCGCCGACCTGATCGCGGAGGCGGGCGCGCAGACCTGGGCGCACCAGGAGATACAGCGTCGGCTGGATTCTGCCCTGGCCTGCCTGCACGCCGCCAACCCGGAGCCCGCGGCCGCAGCAGCACTGGCGACGTTGGCCCGGCAACTGAGCACGGGACCGAGGACATCGCTTGCCGCGCAGCCGGAGTCGTACCGCATGCCGACCTTCGAGCTGCGCCCGGCCCGGCTGAGCCCGCACCTCGACTCGGCTCGCGCACATGCCCTCACGTGGGCCAGGGACATGGGCCTGTTCGCGCCGCAGGGCGGCATCCCACCGTGGACCGAGGAGCAGTTCCGGAAGCAGGACTACCCGCTGCTGCTGTGCCATATGTTCCCGGACGTTCCCGCCGACAAGGTCGATACGCTCGTCGACTGGTGCACGTGGTTGTTCTACCTCGACGACTTCTTCGCCGAGACCTGCCGGCGCACCGGCGATGCGGCACCGACGAAGGCCCACCGGGCCAGGCTGCGGCAGTTCATGCCGCTCGACCCGACGCAGGACGTGCCGGTGGCGGCCAGTCCTACCGAACGCTGTCTCACCGACCTGTGGCTGCGCACCGTACCGGCTATGTCGCGGGAATGGCGGTGCCGCACACGCGAACTCATCGAGGAATGTCTCGGCGGCAATCTCCGGGAACTGCGCAACGCCACGAGCGGACACCCCACCGACCCGATCGAGTACCTGGAGCTGAAGCGCAGGACCAACGCCGGTCCGCTGGCCGCGAGCCTGGCCGAATACGGCCGGGCGGCGGAGCTGCCCGGCGCGGTCGCGGACGCTCCGCCGATCCGTTCGCTGATCGAGTGCCTCGGCGACGCGAGTCTTCTGGTCAACGACCTCTACTCGTACCCGGCGGAGGTGGCGAGCGGCGCCGAGCCCGCCAACATGGTGCATGTGCTGCGGAAGTTCCTCGGCTGCGATCTCCAGCGGGCGGTGGACACGACGGCCGACCTGGTCCGCTCCCGCCTGGACCGGTTCGAGCACGTCGCCGGCGTCGAGGTGCCGACGATGCTCGAGGAGTACGGCCTGAGTCCGGCCGACAGCGCCGATGTGCTCGAATACATCGACGTTCTGCGGGATTCGGTGCCGGGCTGGCACGCATGGTTCGAGCGAACCGCGCGATACTCCCGGGGTGCGGTGCCCGCCCACGACGATCCGGCCACCACCCGCCGTCTCGCCGGCCCCACCGGCCTGGGCACCTCCACCGCACGGCAGCTGCGCCAAAAGAATTGAGATCCGGTCCCCCATCCCGTCGCGCGGCTTCCAACAACCTTGCCAGCCGCCGCACCACTCGGCTGTGCACCGGACTCTGGGCCATCAACCGAACGACCCGGCCATCGACGATCTCGATGTCACCGAGCCCGTCGGCCGCCCCGTCCGCGAACTCCGGGGCCGTCAAACGCAGTTCAGGTTGGTCCGGAGCACTCATAACCAGACATCATTGCAGGCCGTCCCAGACCCGACCGCCGGCTGGCGTGGGTTCACGAATCGTGCGCGGGGGTGGTGTCGAGGGCGCGTAGCTGGCCGGGGTCGATGGCGCGCAGGGCCGCCAGCGAGGCGGTCACGGCGAGGTCGCAGGCCGCGCCGATGTCCGCGCCGCCGACGGTGACCGCCCGGTAGGCGATGTCGAGACTGATGCCGAGCAGCATGGTGGCGAGGGTGTCGGCGCCGCGGCCGATGGGGGTTCCGCGTTCGGCGTAGTTGGCGCGCAGTTCCTCGGCGATCCGGGGTTCGAGTGCGGCCGAGAGCCGCCGCCCGGGACGGGTGTCGGCGTATCGGTTGTCCAGCAGGACACGGAAGCCGCGGGGGTGGCGGCGTGCGTAGTCGAACAGCGACTCGATCGAGTACCTGGCCCGCTGGCCGTAGTGCATCGCCTCGCCGTGATCGTAGATCTCGAACATCCACGTGGTGAGTTTCTCGAGTTCGCGTTCGATCACGGCGTGGACGAGGGCATCGCGCGAGCCGAAGTGGGCATAGAGCGTCACCCGCGAGGTGTCGGCACGGCGGGCGATGGTGTCCATGGTGGCGCGATCGACGCCGACCTCCGCCATCACCGCACACGCCGCGTCCAGCAGCTGGGTGTCGGTCGGACGGTTGCGGGTGCTACGGCGCGGGGGCGCGCCCCCGCGATCCCGGTGTCCGCTCTCGATCACGTTCGCTCCCCTTTCCGGCTTGCGAAGTCCTCGATCAGGGGCGAACGTCAGTTCTCCGCCGGACCTTCCGCAGCGTTCCCGAGGTTACCGAAGTACGCCGCCTCGACCCTGTCCCGGCGCTCCCGCAACTCCGCCGCGGAACCGGTCAGCGCTGCCCGGCCGTGGTGGAGCACCACCGCCGAGTCGGCGATCGACAGCGCCAATCCGATGTGCTGTTCGACCAGCACCACGGCCATGTGCTGGTCGTCGGCGATCTCGCGCAACCGAGGCAGCAACTCCTCCACCGCGAGGGGGGACAACCCGAGGCTGAGTTCGTCGATGAGCAGTACCTTCGGCGCGCACAGCAGCGCCTTCGCCAGGGCGAGCATCTGCTGTTCACCGCCGGAGAGGGTGCCGCAACGGCGGCCGCGCAGCGGGCGCAGCTTCGGGAAGTAGTCGAGCACGTCGTCCAGGGCGGGACTGTTCTTGCGGCGGGCCAGGCGCAGGTTGTCCTCGACCGGAAGGCGGTGGAACACCCCGCGGCTGTCGGGCACCAGGGTCACGCCGCGGCGCGCGTTGCGTTCCACGCGCCGGTCCACCGGTTCGCCGAGCGCGGTGATGGTGCCGGAGAGGATCGGCAGCGCACCGACCGACGCCAGCAGGGTGGTGGTCTTGCCCGCGCCGTTCGGGCCCAGCAGTGCCAGGATCTCACCCGGCCCGACCTGTGCGTGCAGGTCGCGCACCGCGGGGATGCCGCCGTAGCCGACGGTGAGCCCCTCGATACTCAGGGCGGGTGCGGTCCGCGACCGCGCCGGGCGGGCCGCGGCGGGACCGGTCATGCGCTCTCTCCTGCCGGTCGATCGGCCGCCGCCGGTGGTCGCGCGGCCTCGCCGGGTGCGGCGGTGCCGAGATAGGCGGCGATCACGCGGGGATCCTCCCGGATCACGGCCGGTTCACCGCCGGCGATGACGACGCCGAAGTCCAGGACGTACAGCCGGGCGCAGATGTCGAGCACCAGCTGCATGTCGTGGTCGATCAGCAGCACGCCGATACCCGAGGCCGCGACCCGGCGCAGGTGTCGCCCGAATTCGACGCTCTCGTGGGTGTCGAGCCCGGCGGCGGGTTCGTCGAGCAGCACCACCCGCGAGCCCCCGACGAGGGCGCGGGCGACGCCGACGAGTTTCTGCCGGCCCAGGGCGAGTTCGCCGGGGCGGTGGTCGCCGACACCGGGCACGCCTACCAGATCCAGTGCGGCGTCGATGATTTCGCGCGGTGGCGCCGACCGCCCGGCGATGTCGGTCAGCACGGAACGCAGACCGGTGCGTTGCAGCGCGACGGCGAGGTTCTGCTCCACGGTCAGGTCGCCGAACAGTTCTCCGGCCTGCCAGGTCCTGGCCAGCCCGGCGCGGCGGCGGCGATGCGGTCCGAGCCGGTCGAGCGCGACGCCTACGAGGGTGACGTGCCCGGTCGAATCGGTAAAGCCGGTGACCGCGTCGACGAAGGTGGTCTTGCCCGCGCCGTTCGGCCCGATCAGGCCGACGATCTCGCCGGCACCGACGGTGAGATCGATGTCGGAGTTGGCGACGACGCCGCCGTAGCGCACCGACAGTCGCTCGGTCCGCAGCAGGGTCGTGGTCTCAGGCATGCGCCGCCGCCTTCTCCTTCGCACCCGGCGCCGGTGCGGCAGCGGGCGCGCGGCCTGACCGGCGGGCGATCGCCGCCTTCAGACGGTGTGTCGTCCCGGTGATCGCGCCCGCCACACCGACCGGGTTGAGCACCGCCATCAGCAGCAGCACGCCCGCGGCGATGAGGTCGTAGTAGTCGCCGAGTTCGAGTGTCTGACTGAGGAATACGTAGCCGACGCCGAGCGGGCCCGCGGTGCCGGCGATCAACGCGCCCGTGACGGAGGTGATGCCGCCGACGTAGGTCATCGCCAGCATCGTCAGGCCGATCATCACCGTGAACGACCCTGCCGAGAGCTGCCCGCGGCTGTAGCCGATGAGGCAGCCCCCGATGCCGGCGAGGAAGGCCGAGACGGCGAACCCGAGCAGTTTCGTCGCCGCGACGTCGATACCGACCGAGGCCGCCGCCCGCTCGTTGGAACGCACCGCCAGCAGCGCCCGACCGGTGGCGCCGCCCATGATCCGCATGACCCCGAGCGTGCAGAGGGCGACCACCACCAGCACCATCAGCGCGAACCGCAGGGTGACCAGGTCGGTGCCCTCGCGGACGCCGAGATCGATGCCGAAGAGCGTCGGGTCGGCGATGAGATTGCCCTGCGCCGGCGTCAGCGACGGATTGTTGAATACGAAACTCTGGATGGCCAGGGCGGCCGCCAGGGTCACCACCGCCAACTGCGCGCCGCGGATGCGCAGCGCGGGCACGCCGACCATGATGCCGAGCGCCGTGGCGACCAGCGCCGCCGCGATCATGCCGAGCGGGAACGGCATGTGCCAGTTGTCCGCCAGTTTCGACAACGCGAACCCGGCGGCGCCCGCGAAAGCCGTACTCGCAAGGGATATCTGACCGAGGTAGCCGGTCAGCAGCACCAGCGAGAGCGCGATCAGCGACAGGATGATCGAGGTGACGACGCCGAACCGCCAGGTGCCCGTGGTCGCGACGATCGCCGCGACGGCGATCGCGACCACGGCCAGCGTCGGCAGCACCCGGATCCGGGGGACCGTGACGGCGGGCATTTTCACCGATCCGAGCGAACCGCGCGCCGGGATCCGCCCGCCGAGCAGGAACAGCGCGATGATGACGATCACGAAAGGCACCGCGTCGCCGAGCCCGGCCTGGGCCCAGTTCGGCCAGAAGTCCTTGGTGTCGGCCCAGAGGATGACCGCCTGGAACGACCCGAGCACCAGTCCGGCGGCGCAGGCCGCGCCGAACGATGCGAGCCGCCCGACCAGTGCCGCGGCCAGCGCGGGGATCACGTAGAAGGTGTAGCTCGTCTCGTCGAGGCCGATGGTGTAGGCGGCGAGGACGCCGATGAGCCCGCAGGCCGCGCCGGTCATCAC carries:
- a CDS encoding ABC transporter permease, translating into MAQFLQFVFLGLSTGAVYAVLASSLVGVHAATGIINFAQGAFALWAVYVVAALRTDGTFVLPVGTISLGSADQPTPMVAAAVLGVSSAAVWALLAHLLVFRPLRRAPVLAQVVASVGLMLFIQALVGLRFDTENLFATPILPENTVTVAGATVNVSDLILAAVAIAVAIGLRAYFTLTTAGIATRAGSEDELAARLTGYAPDRLAAIVWVMTGAACGLIGVLAAYTIGLDETSYTFYVIPALAAALVGRLASFGAACAAGLVLGSFQAVILWADTKDFWPNWAQAGLGDAVPFVIVIIALFLLGGRIPARGSLGSVKMPAVTVPRIRVLPTLAVVAIAVAAIVATTGTWRFGVVTSIILSLIALSLVLLTGYLGQISLASTAFAGAAGFALSKLADNWHMPFPLGMIAAALVATALGIMVGVPALRIRGAQLAVVTLAAALAIQSFVFNNPSLTPAQGNLIADPTLFGIDLGVREGTDLVTLRFALMVLVVVALCTLGVMRIMGGATGRALLAVRSNERAAASVGIDVAATKLLGFAVSAFLAGIGGCLIGYSRGQLSAGSFTVMIGLTMLAMTYVGGITSVTGALIAGTAGPLGVGYVFLSQTLELGDYYDLIAAGVLLLMAVLNPVGVAGAITGTTHRLKAAIARRSGRAPAAAPAPGAKEKAAAHA